A stretch of Candidatus Saccharimonadales bacterium DNA encodes these proteins:
- the lexA gene encoding transcriptional repressor LexA yields the protein MSKLTKKQREILDFIIAYLRTNNYSPSYQDIADEFGLSSKATVFQHIQTLREKGFLTVDNSATRNVMPTDEAVAFKRAVQLPLTGLITAGEPIEAVATRETMAVPADLIRDAANTYVLQVRGESMIDEGILDGDFVIVERNPSPRNGDVVVALLQNEYATLKKFYRERDRIRLQPANATMQPIFARDPLIQGVVRAIIRKFQTI from the coding sequence ATGAGCAAGCTAACAAAAAAGCAGCGCGAAATTCTGGACTTTATCATCGCGTATCTGCGGACAAATAACTACTCCCCCTCGTACCAAGATATCGCCGATGAGTTTGGGCTTAGCAGTAAAGCGACTGTTTTCCAGCACATTCAAACATTGCGTGAAAAAGGTTTTTTGACGGTTGACAACAGCGCTACCCGCAATGTCATGCCGACAGATGAAGCAGTCGCGTTTAAACGGGCGGTCCAGCTGCCGCTGACCGGCTTAATTACCGCCGGTGAACCGATTGAAGCCGTGGCCACGCGCGAAACTATGGCTGTGCCGGCGGACTTAATTCGGGACGCGGCGAATACCTATGTCCTCCAAGTTCGGGGTGAATCAATGATTGATGAAGGTATTCTGGACGGCGACTTCGTGATTGTTGAACGAAATCCCTCTCCTCGCAATGGTGATGTAGTGGTGGCGCTGCTCCAAAACGAGTATGCCACGCTTAAAAAGTTCTATCGTGAACGCGACCGAATCCGACTTCAGCCGGCTAACGCCACCATGCAGCCGATCTTTGCGCGCGATCCGCTTATCCAGGGTGTTGTCCGAGCCATCATTCGCAAGTTTCAGACGATTTAG
- a CDS encoding DoxX family protein — MDQNPSMAGMNASPSQPKSGGLMKMIVTAKGGQFAKWAPMPLRLTLAIIFIFHGLTKVFGPQPGLEGFTGFLTSLNVPIPGFFGIFIAWLELVGGFAFLLGFLTPLFAKLIALELIVAWFLTKLGGGLMVNGIVAGELDIAIVGLAIALAMLGAGPLSIDAKLARKYQR, encoded by the coding sequence ATGGATCAAAATCCTTCTATGGCAGGCATGAATGCCTCGCCCAGCCAGCCGAAATCCGGCGGACTTATGAAAATGATAGTCACCGCCAAGGGCGGCCAGTTCGCCAAGTGGGCGCCAATGCCGCTGCGATTGACGCTGGCCATTATTTTTATTTTTCATGGTCTAACCAAAGTCTTTGGCCCGCAGCCGGGGCTGGAAGGCTTTACCGGATTTTTAACCAGCCTCAATGTTCCAATCCCCGGATTTTTTGGTATTTTTATCGCTTGGCTTGAGCTGGTGGGTGGATTTGCTTTCTTGCTCGGTTTCCTGACGCCGTTATTTGCCAAATTAATCGCGCTTGAACTTATTGTCGCTTGGTTTTTGACCAAGCTCGGTGGCGGCTTGATGGTTAATGGGATTGTGGCCGGAGAGTTAGACATTGCGATTGTCGGCCTGGCTATTGCCTTGGCGATGCTGGGTGCCGGTCCGCTTTCGATTGACGCAAAGTTGGCTCGAAAATATCAACGCTAA